A window of Heptranchias perlo isolate sHepPer1 chromosome 40, sHepPer1.hap1, whole genome shotgun sequence genomic DNA:
AATAGGAAAATATCTGTGGAGAAACGAGCGAGTGTTTACCGTGAGGTATGTATTTCTTTCACTCATTTGGCTGTAAACATTCCTTCAGTTTAAATAGCTGTGATTATAATTAAACAGGTGTCTGGTTCTCTGGGTAACTCCTTCCATCCCCCGGGCACTGATGTGTTTGGCCACCTTAGTGTGGGTTATGGCACCAGGTCACCACAAGCCGCTCCAATGGGGTCGATCCAATATTTAGTCAGCAATTACGACTCTCGGTGTAAACAAAGCTGTTGGTTGAGGTGGGATGTTGTCTGAAAGGTGGATTTTGTGCTCTTTGGTGATGTTGCAATCTCCCTTGTCCTGTGGTGTTTGTGCTATTGACACACACGCAAAAGCCTTAATATGGCAGCTGAGGCGTCCAAATATTTGCCTCAAGAAGAGGCCTCCATCAATACAAGAGTTAGCCAGAGGGACCACACTCCCCTGCTGACCCTAGCTGGTAACAGCACTGCCCACAGTGTTGGGCAGAGTAGACCCTTGTTTGTGTCCTCTCATTGGTGCTGGTTTAGTTGATCTCAGGCTGGGGGGATAGGCAGTGTTCTGCCATTTATTACCAGCCAGCAAGGATACTAGAATCACCAAGAGAATCTTTCAGCTCAGAAAGAGGACTTCGGCCCAATGCGATTTTGTTCATAAATCACTcaacctaatcccactctccccctcactccccctaccctttaatatcccacccagtctaatcccactctccccctcactccccataccctttaatatcccacccagtctaatcccactctccccctcactccccctaccctttaatatcccacccagtctaatcccactctccccctcactccccataccctttaatatcccacccagtctaatcccactctccccctcactccccgtaccctttaatatcccacccagtctaatcccactctccccctcactccccgtaccctttaatatcccacccagtcgaaacccactctctccccctcactccccgtaccctttaatatcccacccagtctaatcccactctccccctcactccccgtaccctttaatatcccacccagtctaatcccactctccccctcactccccataccctttaatatcccacccagtctaatcccactctccccctcactccccataccctttaatatcccacccagtctaatcccactctccccctcactccccgtaccctttaatatcccacccagtctaatcccactctccccctcactccccataccctttaatatcccacccagtctaatcccactctccccctcactccccgtaccctttaatatcccacccagtctaatcccactctccccctcactccccgtaccctttaatatcccacacagtctaatcccattctccccctTTCTTTACAAGCGATATTCTGTTTTGAAAAATTTATGGGTTCTGCATTAAGTTTGTGGTGAACTCCACATTCCACCCAGGACATGATGTTGAATGATTCCAGCGTTACCCACACACGATCGGGGAAATGTATGAACGACTGGGCCCCTCGTGTTCCTCTTTTGCATGTCTAGGTGGCAGTCTCACATCCACTTGGGCCTCACACAGGTTGCAGTATAACTACAGTCCAGTGGGGCGCCTGAGAATAGTTTCAATTTAAATTATGAACCTTTTGAATTCTGACTGTCAGTTTATGTAATGTGTTAACCCTCACACAACACTGACTGCTTCACAGGCTTCCAATTCCTGCCCCATAAACTACATTATACCCTCCTCCCCATTTCTTGACTCGATTGCATGTGTCAGTAAATAAGAGGCAATAAATAACAAGCAGATTATGTTGCTCTCCTAACTGCTGTGTTCCGTACACAGGTCACTGGCTGCACAGTCTGACAACCCGGGTTGCTGCAAAACAATTGCTGCTCGAGCTCTTTGAATTCATTAATCCCCAGGTGAGTTCCATGGCGTCTCAGGGCCATGTGCAAAGTTTAAATCCCCGCTCCCattgagtcactgacaccaacaAATCTCTGTCCACCAATGAGGTAACAGCCCTAAGAACAGCCCTGTCCAAAGCTCCAGGCCCAcgagattcaaacagggacaaACCGTGAGTGAGAAACAGAAGCAGAAATGGACCTGAGTTGCCTGGGATTACCAGGGCTCGGGGGACGCGGCCCAGGGGTCGGGGGTCGCGGCCCAGGGCTCGGGGGTCGTGGCCCAGGACTGTAGCTGAGAGATTTCCACTGTATGATAAGCAGGTGTATGGAGGTCAGAGTGCAGAGTTTGGAGGTTGGGGCTACCAGTTCGTTTACAGTAAATACGACTGAAGCTGTGTCGGAGAATTGCTCGTTTGGAAAAGACGAAACTGATGAGTTCCCTTATACAAGTTGTTCCTTCCTTGACTCGATGTTTTGGGAATCAGGTTTGCCACTTCCTTGGTTATTCCATGATTTAATTGTACACAGGCTCAGTGGTTTTTTGTAATGGCTGTAAATTGGAATCGAATCTGTAGCAGGTTATTAAACACAGATATTGGTAAACCATCATTACACAACACTATGTGCACTGCACGAAGCCTCCCAgtgtgattgacagctgcaggaaCCCCCCCCTTGCAGGGTGTTGACAGCTGCTCGATACAcccccagagtgattgacagctgcTCGATACACCCCCAGTGTGATTGACAGCTGCTCGATACAcccccagagtgattgacagctgcTCGATACTCCCCCAGTGTGATTGACAGCTGCTCGATACTctcccagagtgattgacagctgcTCGATACTctcccagagtgattgacagctgcTCGATATTCCCCCAGATTGATTGACAGCTGCTTGATACTCCCCCAGATTGATTGACAGCTCCTCGATAATCCCCCAGTGTGATTGACAGCTGCTCGATACGCCCCCAGTGTGATTGACAGCTGCTCGATACGCCCCCAGTGTGATTGACAGCTGCTCGATACTCCCCCAGATTGATTGACAGCTCCTCGATACTcccccagagtgattgacagctgcTCGATACTCCCCCAGTGTGATTGACAGCTGCTCGATACTCTCCAAGAGTGATTGACAGCTGCTCGATACTCCCCCAGATTGATTGACAGCTGCTCGATACTCCCCCAGATTGATTGACAGCTCCTCGATACGCCCCCCGATTGATTGACAGCTGCTCGATACTCCCCCAGTGTGATTGACAGCTGCTCGATACGCCCCCAGTGTGATTGACAGCTGCTCGATACTCCCCCAGATTGATTGACAGCTGCTCGATACTcccccagagtgattgacagctgcTCAATACTCCCCCAGTGTGATTGACAGCTGCTCGATACGCCCCCAGTGTGATTGACAGCTGCTCGATACTCCCCCAGTGTGATTGACAGCTGCTCGATATGcccccagagtgattgacagctgcTCGATACTCCCCCAGTGTGATTGACATCCATAATGAGAgtgaacctgtttaaaataagcaGATGTTAATGTAGCCCCAGACATTAATGGAACCTTACAGGAACTTGTTACTTGTTTGTACGCTGATACCACACATCTTGATTTGAAATGGATTTAGCACATCCAGAGACAGTTCTGTCACCTGTACACACCGCGTGAGTCGGTGGAAATGGTTTCAGCTCTGTATCAGCACAGAAACACATAGTAGTTATAacacaggccatttgacccgacCAGTCCAGTTCAGTATTTACCCTCCCCGCGAGCAAATAGCTCCAATCTTGTATAATGAAAGTACCTTGATCTATTGTCACCCTGCTCCAGGAGTTAGTCTCTCCCCGCTCCAGGTGGAAGACGGGTGCTGCAGGTTTACTCAACCATCCAGCTCACACTCCCGCCCTGGAGCACCACACCTTCGATTGTTGGGAGCACACACCCAACTTCCTGATATGCACTCAGGGCAGGGGGAGGCTGCATGCAGGGAATTCCCACTTGCAAAATGCTAGCTCGTAAAATCATCTGAATGGAGCATCCCGGGGAGTGTGTACCTGAGCTCCCGGGGAGTGTGTACCTGAGCTCCCCGGGAGTGCGTACCTGAGCTCCCGGGGAGTGTGTACCTGAGCTCCCCGGGAGTGCGTACCTGAGCTCCCGGGGAGTGTGTACCTGAGCTCCCGGGGAGTGTGTACCTGAGCTCTCGGGGAGTGTGTACCTGAGCTCTCGGAGAGTGTGTACCTGAGCTCTCGGGGAGTGTGTACCTGAGCTCTCGGGGATTGTGTACCTGAGCTCCCGGGGAGTGTGTACCTGAGCTCTCGGAGAGTGTGTACCTGAGCTCTCAGGGAGTGTGTACCTGAGCTCTCGGGGATTGTGTACCTGAGCTCTCGGGGAGTGTGTACCTGAGCTCTCGGGGAGTGTGTACCTGAGCTCTCAGGGAGTGTGTACCTGAGCTCTCGGGGAGTGTGTACCTGAGCTCTCGGGGAGTGTGTACCTGAGCTCTCAGGGAGTGTGTACCTGAGCTCTCGGGGATTGTGTACCTGAGCTCTCGGGGAGTGTGTACCTGAGCTCTTGGGGATTGTGTACCTGAGCTCTCGGGGAGTGTGTACCTGAGCTCCCGGGGAGTGTGTACCTGAGCTCCCGGGGAGTGTGTACCTGAGCTCTCGGGGATTGTGTACCTGAGCTCCTGGGGACTGTGTACCTGAGCTCTCGGGGATTGTATACCTGAGCTCTCGGGGAGTGTGTACCTGAGCTCTCGGAGAGTGTGTACCTGAGCTCTCGGGGAGTGTGTACCTGAGCTCTCGGGGAGTGTGTACCTGAGCTCCCGGGGAGTGTGTACCTGAGCTCCCGGGGATTGTGTACCTGAGCTCCCGGGGAGTGTGTACCTGAGCTCTCAGGGAGTGTGTACCTGAGCTCCCGGGGAGTGTGTACCTGAGCTCCCGGGGAGTGTGTACCTGAGCTCTCGGGGAGTGTGTACCTGAGCTCTCGGGGATTGTGTACCTGAGCTCTCGGGGAGTGCGTACCTGAGCTCTCGGGGAGTGTGTACCTGAGCTCTCGGGGATTGTGTACCTGAGCTCTCGGGGAGTGTGTACCTGAGCTCCCGGGGAGTGTGTACCTgagctctctgggactgtgtaccTGAGCTCCCGGGGAGTGCGTACCTGAGCTCCCGGGGAGTGCGTACCTGAGCTCCCGGGGATTGTGTACCTgagctctctgggactgtgtaccTGAGCTCTCGGGGATTGTGTACCTgagctctctgggactgtgtacctgagctctcggggagtgtgtacctgagctctctgggactgtgtaccTGAGCTCCCGGGGAGTGCGTACCTGAGCTCCCGGGGACTGTGTACCTgagctctctgggactgtgtacctgagctctcggggactgtgtacctgagctctctgggactgtgtaccTGAGCTCCCGGGGAGTGCGTACCTGAGCTCCCGGGGAGTGTGTACCTgagctctctgggactgtgtaccTGAGCTCTCGGGGACTGTGTACCTGAGCTCTCTGGGATTGTGTACCTGAGCTCTCGGGGAGTGCGTACCTGAGCTCTCGGGGATTGTGTACCTGAGCTCCCGGGGAGTGTGTACCTgagctctctgggactgtgtaccTGAGCTCCCGGGGAGTGCGTACCTGAGCTCCCGGGGAGTGCGTACCTGAGCTCCCGGGGATTGTGTACCTgagctctctgggactgtgtaccTGAGCTCTCGGGGATTGTGTACCTgagctctctgggactgtgtaccTGAGCTCTCGGGGATTGTGTACCTgagctctctgggactgtgtacctgagctctcggggagtgtgtacctgagctctctgggactgtgtaccTGAGCTCCCGGGGAGTGCGTACCTGAGCTCCCGGGGAGTGTGTACCTgagctctctgggactgtgtacctgagctctcggggactgtgtacctgagctctctgggactgtgtaccTGAGCTCCCGGGGAGTGCGTACCTGAGCTCCCGGGGAGTGTGTACCTgagctctctgggactgtgtaccTGAGCTCTCGGGGACTGTGTACCTGAGCTCTCTGGGATTGTGTACCTGAGCTCTCGGGGAGTGCGTACCTGAGCTCTCGGGGATTGTGTACCTGAGCTCTCGGGGACTGTGTACCTGAGCTCCCGGGGAGTGCGTACCTGAGCTCCCGGGGACTGTGTACCTGAGCTCTCGGGGAGTGCGTACCTGAGCTCTCGGGGATTGAGTACCTGAGCTCTCGGGGAGTGCGTACCTGAGCTCTCGGGGAGTGTGTACCTGAGCTCCCGGGGACTGTGTACCTGAGCTCTCGGGGACTGTGTACCTGAGCTCCCGGGGACTGTGTACCTGAGCTCTCGGGGAGTGCGTACCTGAGCTCTCGGGGAGTGCGTACCTGAGCTCTCGGGGATTGCGTACCTGAGCTCCCGGGGAGTGCGTACCTGAGCTCCCGGGGAGTGCGTACCTGAGCTCCCGGGGATTGTGTACCTgagctctctgggactgtgtaccTGAGCTCTCGGGGATTGTGTACCTgagctctctgggactgtgtacctgagctctctgggactgtgtacctgagctctcggggactgtgtacctgagctctcggggactgtgtacctgagctctctgggactgtgtaccTGAGCTCCCGGGGAGTGCGTACCTGAGCTCCCGGGGAGTGTGTACCTgagctctctgggactgtgtacctgagctctcggggactgtgtacctgagctctcggggactgtgtacctgagctctctgggactgtgtaccTGAGCTCCCGGGGAGTGTGTACCTGAGCTCCCGGGGAGTGTTTTAATATCAGGGAAATGTTCGGAGTGAGATCTGTGACCAGAAAGGGTGAGACAGACAAACCTATTTCTGTACAAGGACCTGCTCTATATCCAAGGTAATATTGAAAGAAAGgagacgacagagagagagactttctATATTTCTTTATTATGTATTTCATTGTAGATTTCAATGACACTTGGTGCTTATAATGATTAGGTTGTAAGCTTCAGACAGAGAACAATAAGGCACAGTAAATGAATGGGGAGTGCTGGCAGGCTCTATTTACAGGGTATATACTTGCAGTCTatagtctctgtttctctctgatgATATACTTCAGGCTGCTTTGATTACAGATACTTGCAAGAAGGATATTGTTACCGGGAGAGAGGATCCCAAGGTGtctggggttcgggggggttcacCAGTCCTTCGGGGTGAAGTGACATTTGATTTGGGTCACACACAACAGGTTAAGGATCATTACCACCCAACAGTCGAGTGTGGGACTCTGAACTCTAATCCCCCCCACCTCAAAAAATAACCTCGCCCTGGCTGTCCCTGTTGCTGTTgatatttctctttctctgttgtATTGAAGAAATGTCTTTCTAGTGGAATCGATTTTGTGTTGGCCCCATTGTAACACATCGACAGGGAGTGCTCAGGTGTCCCAGGTTGGAGCCAGGGTTTCCTCTGAACCTCATTACCCACTTTAAATAAACACTTGCCCATTGTATTTACCTCCCCTACGTTTGATGTTTCTAATGTCACTtcccttgctctctttctctgtccccctctctgtctccctccctctctctgtctccctccctctctctgtctctccctctctctgtctccctccctctctctgtctctccatctctctgtccccctctctgtctccctccccctctctgtctccctccctctctctgtttctccctctgtccccctctctgtctctctccctctctctgtcactccctctctctgtccccctctctgtctccctccctctctgtcactccctctctctgtctccctctctccctttataCACATCTTGACTAATGCATCATTACTGCCCATTACAAGACTGGTGAGACGCCAACAGTCGAGGAATAAGCTCAGCTCCAAGACTAGAACATGGGGCAATCACCCCGTACACTGAACAAGAAAAATCTTTTTCAAAACTTGGTGCCTGTGCTGTAGGCCCACTTTGCTGTGTGGGGAATGCAGACAAGAGTCTGATTTTCAGGCTGTTCATGCTCCTCACAAACAGACCatcgggaggagagggaaaggtgCTGGGATCGCTGTGTTACTGTAATCACTCACCCGTTCACCTTCAATAACAGGCTttataaaattcattctcgggatgtgggcatcgctggcaaggccggcatttattgcctgtcactagttgccctgagaaggtggtggtgggccgccttcttgaaccgctggtaacAGTTTGCTCCAACTGAGGGGTTTGCTAAGCcgcttaagagtcaaccatgttcggcaaaagaaccaaaggtgacatgaggaaaaacttttttacacagcaagtagattatgatctggaatgcactgcccgagggggtggtggaggcagattcaatcatggccttcaaaagggaactggataattacttgaaaggaaaaaaattacagggttatggtgggactagctggattgctcttgcatagagctggcacagactcgatgggctaaatggcctccttccatgctgtaacctttctatgattctatggggactggagtcacatataggcccagaccgggtaaggacggaaagtttccttccctaaagggcattagtgaaccagattagtttttatgacaatccgacagcttcacggtcacttttactgagaccagctttttatttaaactgaatttgaattcacaaactgcccatggtgggatttgaactctcattctctggatcattagtccagtaacataaccactacactaccaaacTCCTTTGTGGCCTCTTTAACAGGTATCGTACTGATTTAATGACTGCCCTTGAGAGAGACTCCATTTTGCCGTACCCAAATTTGTACCCAGTCCGATCGATGGTATCCGGTGGTGAGGAGCCTTGTTCAGCCCTCCCGCTCTCTTTGGTTACTCGGAACTCTAGAAGCCGACAGCAATATCCTCTTGGTACAGAAACAGCACGTTTCCAGTAAGGGCTGAGCTCTGTCACTGCAACACCCACTCAGGCCTCACAGGCTAAACTCTGACCTCTTCCTGTGCCGTTTTACCATTCGGGAGCTGTGGTCAATAACTGTACCGCCTGTCACCACTTCTAACGCCATAagtctggggcgggggggggaggggagagggggggagggggggaaggggggagaggggaggggggccagAGTGCCAATGACCATTTGGTAGCCTCGGGTTGGTATGTGGCGGGAGGGTGGATTTAGGCCGGGGCTTCAGTGCTGGTTTGAGGTCCCTTTAAGACCTGGAGCGACTCAGCTCAAGGTCACCAAGCCCCGCCTGACCACGGTCACAGCCCACGCATCCGAATCAGAAGGTAACCCAGCGCCAACCAGCACCCGCAGTACGGAAGTGGCAAGGAGCTGGATTCCCCAATTCCAGTTGGATTGGGTCCTGGGGAAGATGGTTTATGCTGGGCCGTGATCAGTGGCAGAGGCTTTACTGACGCATAATCCCGGGTAACATTATCCTCCTAATTGCGGGTATTTTTTGGTTTTGTGTGTGTTTACGCTATTGTTTCCTCCACGGCACCGCTCAGTATCGGAAGCGGTGTCTCCTGTTTcgattccctctctgtctcctcggCCGCAATCTCCGGTAGCTGCTCGGGCGAGCTCTCCTGTCACCAAAGTATTTCCCAAAGGCCCGTTTGAGGCCGACCTGCTGTGCCAGGCGGTCACATGGCCTGTactcctcacacctctctctgttctTTTCACGTGGAGACTTGAATCGGTTCCTGGAGCGGGAATACATTCAGAATCATTTTTAAATAACTTTTTACGTAGAATTAcgtcgaatgtacagcacagaaacaggccattcggcccatctggtctatgccggtgtttatgctccacacgagcctcctccctccctacttcatctcaccctatcctcatatccttctattcctttctcccttgtgtttatttagtttcccctttaaatgcatctacactattcacctcaactcctccttgtgggagcgagttccacattctcaccactctctgggtaaagaagtttctcctgaattcccgattggatttattagtgattatcttatatttctggcccctagttttggtctcccccacaagtggaaacatcttctctacgtctaccccatcgaaccccttcataatcttaaagacctctgtcaggtcgcccctcagctttctcctttccagagaaaagagccccagcctgttcagtctgacctggaattcactgcctgagagggcggtgggagcaggttcaataataactttcaaaaggggaattggataaatacttgaaggggaaaaaattgcagggttatggggaaagagcagggggagtgggactaattggagagctctttcaaagagccggcacaggcacgatgggccgaatggcctccttctgtgctgtatcattctatgattgtatgaattGAGCTGTTCGCCCGGCTCAGTGCAGCCTGGGGGCAgagcctgggatcttcctgactgTGCGTGGCTCAGTCCTACGTCAGGAGACGTACTCACTGACTAGAAGAgatgtccccctccccacccctgctgAAAGACTGGACCATGGACCTATTTTGATTTTTCTCTCATCATCTCCTGATCCCATCGACTCCCCCTagagtacagttctacaggcagtgCCACCCGTCACTCAAGTGGCCACCATTCATGTGCGatccagacagtgagtgttgctGGGATATtccaccatggagggcatcaccaACTGAGCAAGATTCTGTCCTCACTCGACAGGCACACActaactttccagcaggaatcacggGATACTAATCAGATGGGGGAGTGGGTGCCCTGGCTGATTCTCCTcctgccccaccccacccccctctagCCCCGGGGTGGTGCTGTGACCAGTTGtagtgcccctcccccccacgccccccccctcaACTGTATGTGATCCATTAACTCCATGCAGAGCAAAATCAAACCCaggaccttcctgctctgtatggcttTATAAGCAGATTAGCCTTCAGGTCGTGAGCCTGATGCCATTTTAAAAAAGTACAAACCTCCCCCAAGGGTTGTTCTGTCTCATAAAGGAGTTTGCATCTCTCCTCCCGAGGAACAGGActagaaggaaatagagaaaagTGGAGTcagttcatcagaagaaataaCAGCCGTTAGAAAAAGCAACTCCCTTAAATCAACCCTTCTGACAATTATATTCTCTCCATACACACTCAGTCCACCTTACATTCACCTTACAGCTTGATACTCTAaacctgtctctctgtcactgccCCCAGTGAGTCCCAGTGTCACTGCCTCCAGTGTGTGTTCCAGTGTCACTGCCCCAGTGTCACTGCCCCCAGTGAGTCCCAGTGTCACTGCCCCCAGTGTGAGTTCCAGTGTCACTGCCCCCAGTGTGAGTTCCAGTGTCACTGCCCCCAGTGAGTCCCAGTGTCACTGCCCCCATTGTGAGTTCCAGTGTCACTGCCCCCATTGTGAGTTCCAGTGTCACTGCCCCCAGTGTGAGTTCCAGTGTCACTGCCCCCAGTGTGAGTTCCAGTGTCACTACCCCCATTGTGAGTTCCAGTGCCACTGCCCCCATTGTGAGTTCCAGTGTCACTGCCCCCATTGTGAGTTCCAGTGTCACTGCCCCCACAGTGTGTCCCAGTGTCACTGCCCCCAGTGTGAGTTCCAGTGTCACTACCCCCATTGTGAGTTCCAGTGTCACTGCCCCCATTGTGAGTTCCAGTGTCACTGCCCCCATTGTGAGTTCCAGTGTCACTGCCCCCACAGTGTGTCCCAGTGTCACTGCCCCCAGTGTGAGTCCCAGTGTCACTGCCCCCACAGTGTGTCCCAGTGTCACTGCCCCCAGTGTGTGTTCCAGTGTCACTGCCCCCAGTGTGAGTTCCAGTGTCACTGCTCCCAGTGTGAGTTCCAGTGTCACTGCTCCCAGTGTGAGTTCCAGTGTCACTGCCCCCAGTGTGAGTTCCAGTGTCACTGCCCCCAGTGTGAGTTCCAGTGTCACTGCCCCCAGTGTGAGTTCCAGTGTCACTGCCCCCAGTGTCTGTCCCAATGTCACTGCCCCCACAGTCTGTCCCAATGTCACTGCCCCCAGTGTCTGTCCCAGTGTCGCTGCCCCCAGTGTGTGTCCCAGTGCAGGATTGCACACAGTTCACTGTTTCCCCAACACAAGCATCATTGCTACAAAGAGTCAGTTTATGAAAGTTAACCGTACCGTC
This region includes:
- the LOC137305473 gene encoding matrix Gla protein-like, with the translated sequence MRTLVLLSLCALAAVCIADSSESNDIEDVLFLGRRDANSFMRQNNPWGRNRFKSPREKNRERCEEYRPCDRLAQQVGLKRAFGKYFGDRRARPSSYRRLRPRRQRGNRNRRHRFRY